The segment AAAATACTTAAACGCGAGGCATTTCTCCATCTGAGCCGCAGCAGTTACCTGTTGTCGAAGATTGGGATTTTGTTTCTGCTCTCGGCTATACAAACATTCACGTTTGTGGTTGTCGGTAATTCTATTTTGGAAATACGCGGTATGCTGCTGGAACATTGGCTCATCCTGTTTACGGTTTCTTGTTTTGCCAATGTGCTTGGGCTTAATATTTCTTCAGCCTTTAATTCTGCTGTTACCATTTACATATTAATACCCTTGCTAATCATACCCCAACTAATACTGAGTGGGGTTGTAGTGAAGTTCGACAAACTGAACCCTGTTATCGGCAACACGGCCACCGTTCCTTTTGTGGGCGATATCATGGCTTCGCGTTGGGCTTTTGAAGCAGGCATGGTAACCCAATTTAAGGATAACCGTTACGAACAGGAATTTTATTACCTCGATAAAGTAATGGCCGATGCGGATTACAAAAAAATTTATTACATACCCGAACTGGAAACACGGCTGCAATTCTGCTTAAATAACTTAAATAGCCGCGAAGATGAACTTAAGCGCAAGTTAGATAATGACCTTACTTTATTGCGAAACGAAATAAGGCGGGAGGCTGAATTGGTGGGGCGCGACCATTACGAATGGATAGACGATATTGCCGTAAACCGTTTTGATTCGGCTACTTATAGCGAAGCCATTGGCTTTTTGGGTAACCTGAGGCGGCTTTATATAAACCGGTACAACAAAGCCGATGGGGAGAAGGAGAAGAAAATTATGTCCATGACGGATACCCCTGAAAAAGAAAGGGAGTATACCAGGCTCCGCGACAATTACCGGAATGAAGCCATAGCCGATTTTGTGAAAAACCTTACCGAAACACACCGTATAATCGAAAAGGATGGAAAACTGATCCAGAAAATTTATCCCATCTATAAAGACCCGGACCCGGATCACTTCATCGATTTTGATGCCCAGTTTTATATGCCCAAAAAACATTTCTTAAACCGAAACATCGATACATTGTTTTTCAATACCGGGGTTATCTGGTCGATGTCCGTTGTGCTTATGATTGCCCTGTATTTTGACCTGCTCAGGCGGGTAATTGACGGAATAGGCAACTTATCTAACCCCCTTAACCGGAGAATGTAGGTTTTTTTATTGATCAAATTCAATAACTTTGGCCTAAGTTTAAGCCCATGATTGTCCTTCTGCTTATTTTGCTGCTGCTTATCCTGATCAGGATATTTTAAGCATGTTTTTCACCCTTTCCAAAATACTGGGTTACTTGACATCACCCTTGGTTTGGGTATGTATACTTTTTCTGATAGCCGTTTTAATCCGGAAAAACCAATGCAAAAAATGGTTATTCCGGATAGCCTTAATCATGCTCCTGTTCTTTTCCAACGACTTTATAGCCAATGAAGTGATGATGGCCTGGGAAGTGCCTGCCACACCGTTTCATAAAATCACTAAGAACTATTCATATGGAATTTTACTCACGGGCGTAACCAGCACCGATACACAACCCGATGACCGGGTTTACTTTCATCGTGGGGCCGACCGGGTAGTTCACACGGTTGAGTTGTTTAAACGCGGGGTTATCAGCCATGTGATAATTGCCGGGGGTAGTGGAAGGTTGGTTACCGAGGGCAGGAAGGAGGCCGATGATATTTATAAAGCGCTTTTGCTCATGGGCGTTGATTCAACGGCCCTGCTCATCGAAAATGAATCGCGCAATACGTATGAGTCGGCAGTGAATGTAAAAAAGATGCTTGGCCCGGAATATGAAAACCTTCTTTTGATCACATCGGCCTACCATATGCGCAGGTCGAGAGGTTGTTTTGAAAAGGCCGGGCTTTCGGTTGATGTTTTTTCGACAGATTTTTATACGCACCCCCGTACGTTTACACCCGATGTGCTCTTCGTTCCGAAGGTAGATGCACTGCTTGCCTGGCAACGGATGATCAGGGAATGGATTGGTATCGTGGCCTATAAATGGGCAGGCTATATGTAATGCACGGTTGTTATTTAACGTATAGCAGCTAGGGTGAGGGAAACAGGATTTAATTATTTGCCTATGGGTTGTTTCCAACCCGAAAGCGCCTCTTGGTTAAGGTATTCGTTCAGGCTTTCCAGGTTAGGGAAAATGAGTACCTTGGCAGGAAGTTCATCCGGTTCGGTTGAACTGAACATTACCTCAACAAAAAAACCTTTCACAAGGTAAAGAGAGTAGTAACAGGAGTTACGTGCCTGGTTACCTATAAGGGTACCTTTTTTACGCAGGTAAGCAAGTTGCTGCCTGGATGAAAAACGTTTAAAAAAGAATTTAGTGAACATGGTGGATGGCTAAAATGGCAATACAACAACAAAGCCGAGGCCACTAAATAAACAGCTAAACCAGCCTGATTTGCCTAACTACAGTTAAACCTGGTCTTGAATTGGGAACATATTGTACAGTTTTGGTTAGGTATACAACGAAAGAAGGCTGCACTAGGCAGCCTTCTTTTATTGTTTTCAATTTTAGTTTGAGGTTAAGGTTAAGGTTAAGGTAACGGTAAACCAGTTGCCGGGTACCGGCTTATATTGGTAAGCGGTATGGTTGAACCAAATTTATCGTTAATGGCCTGAATGAAAACGCGTGATAAGAAAGCGTAGCCACGGGTGTTCATGTGTGCCCCATCTTCAGAGTAAATACCGGTTGGCGGATTGATGTTTGGCGTAATGGTTACACCATTATAAATTGCCAGTTGGGTTGTAATGAGTGTATTGAGTGCGGCATCTACGTTGGCCAAAGCAAGTTTATCAGAGAATGTAGTAACTACCCCCTGAATAGCAGTATTATATGCAGTTCTTGCATTATTTATGGCGGTAATTTCAGATGGAATCAATACATAACGATCACCAACGGGTTCAGAAACACCTAACACTCCAAAAGTTCCTGCAGTGCCAAGAATCGACCCGGTTGACAATGGAATAATATCGGTATTTGATGAATGTCGCGCTCTCGCGTAAGGAATTAAACCCGCAGCCGGACCGACCATGTAAGGTGAGAGGTCAGTTAATGTTTCGTCATTCAATAAAATTTTGTTGCCTGCTCCAGCGGTGAAAGTTAATCTACGTTTATTTGCTTCATCGGCTGTGATAATTGTGCTGGCCACCATGGCATCCAAAAAGCCATTGTAATTGGTCGCCAACACATTTAAGTCTGTAACCTGGGCAGCCGATAATGTTATCGGATTATAAGCAACTGATGTAAAGTGAGGCATTTTGAAGATATCCGGGAAATTTCCAATCACGCCTTTGATGCCCGTATTGGTTGCGTCTGTAAATAAACCGATTGCAGGATGTCCGAATACAGCTCCTATTCGGGTGCCAAAGTCAGCAGCACTTGTTAATGGAGCCAAGGCATCGTCACCACCGAATGCAGCATTAAGGAAAAAATCATCCAATCCAAGCCATACCAAAACAAATGATCCTTTAGCTGTTCTGGCATCAGAAACCATAGTTGTCGTGCCTGGAATAGCAGCGAAGCGTGCATAAAAAGGACTGAATCTTGGATCGATCCCCGCTAAAGCCCAATTTCCGGTTTCAGGAATCAATGCTTGTCCAACGGTAACTGCAGGCACGCTAAAATTATTCAAGGCTGCTTTATTACCACCAAACATAAATCCGGGGTTAACACCTGGGGCAGGATTAGGAACAGCTTCAAGATTTCCTGTAACATAAGCTTGTGGCGTTGGCCTTGGTGGGTTTCCTTGTAAGCGCATTCTACCCAAAACCGGGTTGGTGGGGTTAGAAAGAAAAGGTTGGGTAACAAACAAATTCCAACCTAGTGTAGCGTTTATATTGGGCTGATTAAAGGTTGCTGTTCCTCCCGCGCAAGCCAATTGCGTGTTTATTATTGCCGCCAGGGAATTATTCTGTCCATCAGTAAACAGCGCGCCACCTTGCATACCGGCAACAAATGAGTTACCTATGGCCACAAACTTGGTAAAGTTTGCGCTACCGGCTGCACCGTTGCACGGATCGGGAGATATGTTCGTTAAATCTGGCTCCGGATCGGTAAGCTCAATTACTGCTTGCTCACACGCCCCCAAAAACATCAGGGACAAGAGGAGGGTAAGGGTTAAACTATTTATCTTTTTCATAATGTTCTTAATTTTTAAATGGCCTGGATTCTTTATTCTATCTGAAGAACTCATCAAACGTTAATGACAAATAAATTTGCTGCCCTACGAAAGGGGCACCAAAGTTTGTGCGGTAGTCACCACCCAACAGGTTGGTACCCCCAAGTTTAGCAATGGTTTTAATGGAAGGTATTCTGTAGCTAACCTGCGCATCCAATACACCAAATTCAGGCACATCCCAATCACCAAAGGAAGACTCCCAACGGAAACCCTGTTGCCAACGGTAATTAACGTTGAAGCCAAGGTTTTTGGTGAGCTTACGGTTACCAAAACCAACGTTTACTTTGTTTTCTGGCGTGTTGAATCCCGAACGGAAATCTTCGGAATCACCGGGGGCTTTGAAAGTGGCGTAATTGTACGATCCGTTTACGCTGTAACCTTTGGGCAAGTTGTATGTAACCCCTAAACCAACACCATAGGAATCGACCGTTTCAGGGTTGTTAGAGTACAATGAGAAAAGCTTGCCCGGATTAGAAGTAACATTTTGATGGGTTGTTTGAAATTTGGCAGCAACAATTTCATCACCAATAAAGTCTGTATACTTTGTGTAGTACGCATTTAAATCCACTAAGAAGGTGTTAGAGTAAAGTCCTTTGTAGCCAATTTCGAACGATGTTAACCGCTCGGGTTGAACATAAGGGATGTTGGCTGTAACCAATAAGTTAGAATTACCTCCTGATGTTGAACCATCAGGATTCAAAACACCTCCCGATTGTCTAAATGCGTTATAAGAAGATTGTGTCCATGCCCCTCCGTTATGAACCCCATAGCGTCCGGCATTGGCTTCAGTACTTCCAAGTAATGTACCACCGGTTGCCGGGAAATATATAAACTGTGCTTGTGTATCAGGGTTACGGAAACCGGTTTGGTATGATGCCCTGATGTTGTGGGTTTCATTGAAGGTATAAACGGCAGATACGCGAGGGGTAATACGGCCATCGAAGTTTTCATTTTTATCATACCGCAATGAACCGGTTAAGCGTAGTGACTCGCCAAGGGTTTTAGCCAATTGGCCGTACACACCGTATTCAAAAATTTTAACCCGCTCATTTTTGCCATCACCTTCAGGGTCTTCGTTAAATACCGTTCCGTCACTGAATAAGTCGTACTGGCGAACGTTTCCACCAACCATAAAATCTACCACTTCTATTTGTTTGAATTGGTAATTGAATTCGCCATGGTACAGGCGTGAATTATCTACAAAAGAAGAACCGGGAGGTGTTCGTTGAAATAAATTAGTGCGCACTTGGTTAACTAAATCGTTAAAGGCCTGGGTGCCAACGGCAGGGCGATCACGGTCAGCATAAGCTCGGGCTGCTGCATGTGCAGCTTCCATATTACCTGCCTGTACCCCAGGCCAGTATCCCTGCATAGCCAATACATAGGTTTGTGCATATTCAGGCGCCCATTTCGTGGCGGTAGGGCTATAGTATTCATTCATAAAGCCACCTTGCGCACTCATGTTCCAGGAGTCGCCATCACGTGTTTCGGTCCTGTACCCACGAACGAAAAAGTTATCGCCTTTTAATTCCAGTTTGTGGAAGTTTTGGGTAAAGTCACGTAAGGCATATTTTTCTGTTCCCTGGTAAATGGAGCTACCGCCACCAAAACGATAGTTGTAAAGAAGTTCAAGGTTATCGTTAATGCGGTAGTGTAAGGCAGCATCGTATTTCATGCTACGCGCATCGTTATTATCCAAAATGTCTTGCTCACGGAAACCAGTCCTGCGCAAATCCAAGGGGCCACCAAAGTTAGCTGGTACGGGCACCGGTATAGGTGTTTCATCCCCGTAGAGATTCAATCCATCAAAGTTTGGTGTCCCGCTTAAGTTAATGGTTGAATTAGGCCGCAAGCGATCGGTTTGGTAGTCGTTGCCCGTCCAGTCGGTAGCTTGCAGCAGGGAGAAATTAACTTTGAAAGCAAATTTGTTATTGAATGCTTTTGCATAGCGGAACCCAAAGTTATACATCGGGTTGCTGCCGCCTGCATCTGAATTTGTCATGCCTCCTTTAAACATGGCGCTAAGGCCCTGGTATTCAAACGGGCTTTTGCTTTTCATCATTAAAATACCATTGAAAGCGTTTGGGCCATAAAGAGCAGAGGCTGCACCGGGCACCAACTCCATACTTTCGGCATCCAGTTCACTCATGGCTACAATGTTTCCTGTCGGGAAGTTTAATAGTGGTGCAGAAGTGTCCATCCCATCCACCAATTGCACAAAACGTACGTTGGCAATGGAGGCAAATCCACGCGTATTGACCTGCGTGAAATTTAGACTACCGGAAGCGACCTGAACACCTTTAACATTTTGAAGCGCATCAAAGAAATCGGGTGCAGAAGTTTGCTGGATGGCTAAGAGATCCACTTTTTCAATGGTTACCGGAGATTTAATAATGCTCTCTTCTACGCGCGAAGCGGAGATAACCACTTCCTGTCCTAAGAGAAAGCTCTCCTGCATTGAAATGCTTAAACCTGAGGTGTTAGCATCGGTGATTTCAATTTCTTGCGAGGTGTAACCGATAAATGAAAAAACTAAAGTTAACGGGGGTGCCTGGCTCACCGAAAGATTAAACTCACCCCGGGTGTTGGTAATGGTACCTTGTACCCGGCCTTTCACCACGATGTTAACCCCCGCCAGGGCATCACCTGAAACAGCATCCTTTACGGTTCCGGATATGGTGGTTTGTGCGTAAGCAATCGTGGTGGCCAACAGCAGGGTTAGTGCCAGCCCCATCGAACGTTTGTAAAACTTCTCCATACAGTTTTGTTTAAAATGGTTGGTTTTTGGAATAATTGTTTGTGTTCTCTATTAATGACAATACGAACATTCGTACTTCCCTGAAAAGTACAAAATATTCTTAAAAAACAAAGAAAACGATTGCGAAATCGTTGAAGTAACTCTTGAAGTATTACCTGCTTACTTACTGTTTTGTTTAAGGTGGGCCACCAGCCTGTCGCACAGGGCGTGGGTCTCGTTGGCTATATAGTCATCGCCTGTGGCTGTTAAAATGCTTTGTGCAAGTCCGCCCAGGCAATCGATATAGAACCGCTTCATTTCATCAACGGGCATATCCTTCGTCCAGAGGTCAATACGAAGGGTGTTTTTTTGTTTTTCATCCCAAAGTGAAATGCTGATGGCTTTTGTTTCTGTAGGGGCCGCATCGGGTTTGTCGGAGGCGTCCCAGCGGATGATATCTGGCACGTTGTTGCTGTCAAGTTCTACCGTGAAGTTTATATTGGTTTTGCGCATAGCTCTAATTTGAAGATTCGTTGATTGGTTAATTTGAAAATGCTCACACAGGGTGCAAGATACATTTTCAAATTTTCAAATTAGCCCATTTTTCAAATCAGTATTTCAGGAATATCACCATCTACAATGAGTTTTCCTTCCGTAGCATTTTTTATCTGTTCAACGGTAACTCCGGGTGCCCGTTCAAGAAGTTTGAAGCCTCCCTGCGGCAGCACATCCAGAACGGCTAAGTCGGTAACTATTTTCTTAACACACTTTAATCCCGTTATGGGCAATGTGCATTTCTTCAACAGTTTTGATGCACCTTCTTTGCTGCAATGTTGCATGGCTACGATAATGTTGCTGGCCGAAGCAACAAGGTCCATAGCACCCCCCATGCCCTTTACCATTTTGCCCGGAACTTTCCAGTTAGCTATGTCGCCATTTTCAGATACTTCCATGGCCCCGAGTATGGTAAGATGAATGTGGCCGCCCCGTATCATAGCAAAGCTTTCGGCTGAACTGAATAGCGATGAGCCGGGCATCATGGTAATGGTTTGTTTGCCGGCATTAATCAGGTCTGCATCTACTTTATCTTCGGTGGGAAAGGGACCTATGCCTAATAATCCGTTTTCGGATTGCAGCACAACGTTCAGGTTATTGGGAATGTAATTGGCTACCAATGTGGGAATGCCAATGCCTAAGTTGATGTACATGCCATCTTTGACTTCCTGCGCGATGCGTTTTGCTATACCGTTTTTATCTAACATAGACTAATTCGTTGATGAGTTAATTCGGTTATTCTTTGATGTTGCAATAATTTTTGATAGCACCTTTTTAATGCTAAGAATTTGAGCTAACAGTTCCTCACAGTCAGGGTAATTTTCAGATTGATGACAGATTTCCAGCCAATACTCAGTTTCGTCTGCTTCTTTTGCAGCGATTTTTACTTTGTGAATAAAATCCGCCTTTGACTCGGCATCCTGTGCTTCACGCACATTTGCACCAATTGATGTGCCGCAACGGATTAATTGTTTAGCAACAATAAATTTCCGGTCAGCCTCAAGTTTCTCTGTAAATCTTACGATGTTAAGTGCGAATTGAAACGTTAGCGTGACAATCAGATTTTCTTTTAATTCAGGATTATATTTCTTTTTGCTAACATCCATAGTTTCATTGACATTACGGAATTAACTCATCAACAAATTACCGAATCGTTCTCTGTTCAATCCGCTTCTCATAATTCTTTCCCTGAAAAATCCGCTGCACATAAATGCCGGGTGTGTGTATTTGGTTTGGATCCAGTTCGCCAACCGGCACCAGTTCCTCCACTTCGGCTATGGTAATTTTGCCAGCCGCGGCCATCATGGGGTTAAAGTTTCTTGACGTTCCGCGGTAAACCAGGTTGCCGGTCGTATCGCCTTTCCAGGCTTTAATTAAAGCAAAATCAGCACGCAGCCAATGTTCCATCAGGTACATTTTGCCATAAAATTCCCGCACTTCTTTTCCTTCGGCTACTTCGGTCCCTACACCGGCTGGTGTATAAAAGGCGGGTATACCGGCACCGCCAGCGCGTATGCGTTCGGCCAGGGTGCCCTGCGGAATTAAGTCAACTTCTAATTCACCCGATAACAATTGTCTTTCGAATTCGGCATTCTCGCCAACGTAGGAGGAAATCATTTTTTTTACTTGCCGGGTTTTCAGTAGCTGCCCAATCCCGAAATCGTCAACCCCGGCATTGTTCGAAATACAGGTTAGTCCTTTCACGCCTTTGCGCAGCAAAGCGGAAATGGAATTTTCAGGGATACCCGAAAGACCGAACCCGCCCAGCATCAAAACTGCATTGTCGGGTATGTCATGTATGGCCTCATCGGCATTGGCTACAACTTTATGGATCATAAACTGGGAAAATGTTTAGGCCAAATCTCCCGATTCGACCATGATTTCACAAATACTTTTTGAGCAGTTTTAACGCGTCTTCTTTGTCGCGATGAAGTTGCTGTTTCAAATCGTCCAAATCGTTGAATTTGGCATCGTGCCGGATTAGGTTTAAAAAGCGAATAGTGAGTGATTCGCCATAGATGTCTTTATCAAAATCAAAAATATTTACTTCAATGGATTTGTGTGAGCCGCCAACGGTGGGGCGGTGCCCAATGTACAACATGCCCCCAAAAATTTCGTGGCCATAAGTTACCTGTACCGCATATATTCCTTCTGCCGGAACGAGTTTGTAGTGCGTATCAATATCAATATTCGCTGTGGGAAAACCCATCAACCTGCCTAGGCGGTCGCCTTTAATTACCCTTCCCGATAAGCTATAAGGCCTGCCCAGAAAATGTGTTGCGGTTTCAAGGTCGCCACTCTCAAGGGCTTTTCTGATTTTGGTAGAACTTACGGCAACGTGGTCAACATCCTGCTGGGGTATTTCTTCCACATCAAAGCCATAGCGGGGCCCGTTTTTTTTCAGTTCTTCAAAGCTGCCTTCGCGGTTGTGCCCAAACCGGTGATCGTATCCGATTACTAATTTTTTTGTTCCGATAGTGTTTACCAAAATACGGGTAATAAAATCTTCTGACGAGAGTTCGGAAAATTCTTTTGTAAACGGGATCCGGATAAGGTGCTGAATCCCTTCTTCACGTAACAGTTCGGCTTTCTCTTCAAATGTATTGAGTAACTTCAAACTGGTGTCCTCCGGATACAGCACCAATCGTGGGTGTGGCCAAAAGGTTAATACCACAGTTTCGCCTTGTATTTTTTCGGCCACTTCTTTAACACGCGACAGTATTTTTTGATGGCCTACGTGTACACCATCAAAGGTTCCACTGGTAACAACTGCGTTGTGCAGCCGGGTAAAATCTTCAAGGGTATGATAAATTTTCATGGATTAACCTCTTCAACCCCAACACTGTCACTTAGTTTATAAGGACCGATACGGGTGCGGCAAAGTTGTGAAAGATAAGCGCCAACACCAAGCGAATTACCCAGGTCGCGTACAAGGCTACGTATGTAGGTACCTTTGGAACAAACAATCCGGAAGGTGACGGCTGGTTGTTGGTAGGCTATTATTTCAAACTCAGCAACCTCGACCTCCCGTGGTTTCAGCTCAGGTTCTTTTCCTTTTCGCGCAAGGGCGTACGCTCTTTTGCCACCAATTTTTATGGCCGAATGGGCAGGGGGTATTTGTGTAAGTTTACCGGTAAATTTTTTTGCGTGTTGCTGAACATCTGCCAAGGTAATATGGCCGATTTCCTTGGCTTCCGATACTGGTGTTTCCAGGTCGTGCGAGGGTGTTGTTTGCCCCAGCACAAGCGTGCCCGTATATTCTTTCTCCAATCCCATAAACTCCTCAATGCGCTTGGTCATTTTACCCGTGCAGATAATAAGCAGGCCTGTGGCCAGTGGATCGAGGGTTCCGGCATGCCCTATCTTTTTCATTTTTAAAATGTAGCGCAACTTATTGACCACGTCAAAAGAGGTCCAGCGGAGGGGCTTATTGATCAGAAGGATACGATCGTGCGTGTCAGGGGGGGTTTCCATTATACAATCGCCAGATCAATGCCCATGTAGTAGAGTATCAGGATGACTAATCCTACAATAATCCTGTAGTAACCAAATACCTTAAATCCATGCCTGGTAAGTAACGCGATGAATGATTTTATAGCGATAAGGGCAACGATAAACGCCACAACATTACCAACAATCAACAGGTTAACTTCGTGCGTTGTAAAAGCCTGGCCGGTTTTGTAAAAGGAGTACATTTTGTATGCCGTTGCAGCAAACATGGTTGGTACGGCCAAAAAGAATGAGAATTCTGCAGCTGTTTTTTTATTTAACTTTTGCGTTAATCCGCCAATAATGGTGGCTGCGGATCGTGATACACCGGGTACCATGGCAAGGCATTGAAAGAAACCTATCTTGAGCGCCACCGGGTAGGTTATTTGCTGATCGATGTTTTTTTCATTGACTTCGAAAACCTTATCAACAAAAAGAAAAATAACACCGCCAATGATAAGCATAAACCCAACAACTTCAACCCGTTCAAGCAGGGCATCAATATAATCATCTAATAAAAAGCCGATAATAGCGGCCGGCACAAAGGCAAATGCAAGCTTGTAATAAAAGTCGAGCGACTGCAGGAATTTTTTCCAATACAGCACCACTACGGACAAGATTGCGCCAAACTGTATGGCAACTGTAAATACCTTGGTAAAGGGATGCGAAGAAATGCCCATTAAAGAAGAGCCAATGATAATATGCCCCGTAGAAGATACGGGTAAAAATTCGGTTAAGCCTTCAATAATGGCAAGGAAGACAGATTCAAGTATTGACATGTTGTGCGATACAGCTGACTGTTCGGGGGCTGCTTATTTCTTTTCTTCAGCGCGATGCATGATGGCAAAAATCTCGATGGCAAAACCAGCTAACACAATAAGCGGCCCTAAGGTCAAGCCGAAAAAGCCAAAACCATAATCGGCCTTGTCTATCGACATAATGGTAAAGCCAATAACCAGGGTTAAAAGGCCAATAACCATAAGTTGGTAATTCTTTTTAGTAAAGGGTAGTTTGCTTTCCATGTAATTGTTAGTAGAGTTCATCAAGTGACATTTTTAAATACTTGCGTATGGAGAAGTATGTGCTGCTGGCCGCTACAAACATACCAGTCAATAGCAGTAAACCAACCAAAAAAAATAATCGTTCGGTGTTCAACAGTACTGCCAAATCTTCAATTTGCCGGTTGGCATAATTAATTAATGCCCATAGTCCGGCAGAGGCCAATAAACCAGCCACTAAACCGTACATAAGGGCGCGCAAAAGAAATGGACGTTGAATAAACCACCGTTTTGCCCCAACCAGTTGCATGCTGCGGATGAGAAACCGTTGTGAGAAAAGCGCGAGCCTGATGGTGTTGTTAATCAGCAACACAACGGCAATGAGTAACAACACTACTATACCTACAAGCAGTAAACCAAGTTTCGTAACGTTGCGGTTGATTGATTCAATGAGGCTTTCAACATAAAAAACCTGGAACACGCCACTCATTTTTTCCAACTCAGCTTGTATGGTTTTCATTTTTTCGGCTTCATGATAGGCTGGGTCAATGGTTACCAGCAGGGCATCGTGC is part of the Cyclobacteriaceae bacterium genome and harbors:
- a CDS encoding YdcF family protein, whose product is MLLFFSNDFIANEVMMAWEVPATPFHKITKNYSYGILLTGVTSTDTQPDDRVYFHRGADRVVHTVELFKRGVISHVIIAGGSGRLVTEGRKEADDIYKALLLMGVDSTALLIENESRNTYESAVNVKKMLGPEYENLLLITSAYHMRRSRGCFEKAGLSVDVFSTDFYTHPRTFTPDVLFVPKVDALLAWQRMIREWIGIVAYKWAGYM
- a CDS encoding TonB-dependent receptor; the protein is MEKFYKRSMGLALTLLLATTIAYAQTTISGTVKDAVSGDALAGVNIVVKGRVQGTITNTRGEFNLSVSQAPPLTLVFSFIGYTSQEIEITDANTSGLSISMQESFLLGQEVVISASRVEESIIKSPVTIEKVDLLAIQQTSAPDFFDALQNVKGVQVASGSLNFTQVNTRGFASIANVRFVQLVDGMDTSAPLLNFPTGNIVAMSELDAESMELVPGAASALYGPNAFNGILMMKSKSPFEYQGLSAMFKGGMTNSDAGGSNPMYNFGFRYAKAFNNKFAFKVNFSLLQATDWTGNDYQTDRLRPNSTINLSGTPNFDGLNLYGDETPIPVPVPANFGGPLDLRRTGFREQDILDNNDARSMKYDAALHYRINDNLELLYNYRFGGGSSIYQGTEKYALRDFTQNFHKLELKGDNFFVRGYRTETRDGDSWNMSAQGGFMNEYYSPTATKWAPEYAQTYVLAMQGYWPGVQAGNMEAAHAAARAYADRDRPAVGTQAFNDLVNQVRTNLFQRTPPGSSFVDNSRLYHGEFNYQFKQIEVVDFMVGGNVRQYDLFSDGTVFNEDPEGDGKNERVKIFEYGVYGQLAKTLGESLRLTGSLRYDKNENFDGRITPRVSAVYTFNETHNIRASYQTGFRNPDTQAQFIYFPATGGTLLGSTEANAGRYGVHNGGAWTQSSYNAFRQSGGVLNPDGSTSGGNSNLLVTANIPYVQPERLTSFEIGYKGLYSNTFLVDLNAYYTKYTDFIGDEIVAAKFQTTHQNVTSNPGKLFSLYSNNPETVDSYGVGLGVTYNLPKGYSVNGSYNYATFKAPGDSEDFRSGFNTPENKVNVGFGNRKLTKNLGFNVNYRWQQGFRWESSFGDWDVPEFGVLDAQVSYRIPSIKTIAKLGGTNLLGGDYRTNFGAPFVGQQIYLSLTFDEFFR
- the gldC gene encoding gliding motility protein GldC, whose protein sequence is MRKTNINFTVELDSNNVPDIIRWDASDKPDAAPTETKAISISLWDEKQKNTLRIDLWTKDMPVDEMKRFYIDCLGGLAQSILTATGDDYIANETHALCDRLVAHLKQNSK
- a CDS encoding CoA transferase subunit B, coding for MLDKNGIAKRIAQEVKDGMYINLGIGIPTLVANYIPNNLNVVLQSENGLLGIGPFPTEDKVDADLINAGKQTITMMPGSSLFSSAESFAMIRGGHIHLTILGAMEVSENGDIANWKVPGKMVKGMGGAMDLVASASNIIVAMQHCSKEGASKLLKKCTLPITGLKCVKKIVTDLAVLDVLPQGGFKLLERAPGVTVEQIKNATEGKLIVDGDIPEILI
- a CDS encoding four helix bundle protein produces the protein MDVSKKKYNPELKENLIVTLTFQFALNIVRFTEKLEADRKFIVAKQLIRCGTSIGANVREAQDAESKADFIHKVKIAAKEADETEYWLEICHQSENYPDCEELLAQILSIKKVLSKIIATSKNNRINSSTN
- a CDS encoding CoA transferase subunit A — translated: MIHKVVANADEAIHDIPDNAVLMLGGFGLSGIPENSISALLRKGVKGLTCISNNAGVDDFGIGQLLKTRQVKKMISSYVGENAEFERQLLSGELEVDLIPQGTLAERIRAGGAGIPAFYTPAGVGTEVAEGKEVREFYGKMYLMEHWLRADFALIKAWKGDTTGNLVYRGTSRNFNPMMAAAGKITIAEVEELVPVGELDPNQIHTPGIYVQRIFQGKNYEKRIEQRTIR
- a CDS encoding bifunctional riboflavin kinase/FAD synthetase, producing MKIYHTLEDFTRLHNAVVTSGTFDGVHVGHQKILSRVKEVAEKIQGETVVLTFWPHPRLVLYPEDTSLKLLNTFEEKAELLREEGIQHLIRIPFTKEFSELSSEDFITRILVNTIGTKKLVIGYDHRFGHNREGSFEELKKNGPRYGFDVEEIPQQDVDHVAVSSTKIRKALESGDLETATHFLGRPYSLSGRVIKGDRLGRLMGFPTANIDIDTHYKLVPAEGIYAVQVTYGHEIFGGMLYIGHRPTVGGSHKSIEVNIFDFDKDIYGESLTIRFLNLIRHDAKFNDLDDLKQQLHRDKEDALKLLKKYL
- the truB gene encoding tRNA pseudouridine(55) synthase TruB is translated as METPPDTHDRILLINKPLRWTSFDVVNKLRYILKMKKIGHAGTLDPLATGLLIICTGKMTKRIEEFMGLEKEYTGTLVLGQTTPSHDLETPVSEAKEIGHITLADVQQHAKKFTGKLTQIPPAHSAIKIGGKRAYALARKGKEPELKPREVEVAEFEIIAYQQPAVTFRIVCSKGTYIRSLVRDLGNSLGVGAYLSQLCRTRIGPYKLSDSVGVEEVNP
- a CDS encoding undecaprenyl-diphosphate phosphatase → MSILESVFLAIIEGLTEFLPVSSTGHIIIGSSLMGISSHPFTKVFTVAIQFGAILSVVVLYWKKFLQSLDFYYKLAFAFVPAAIIGFLLDDYIDALLERVEVVGFMLIIGGVIFLFVDKVFEVNEKNIDQQITYPVALKIGFFQCLAMVPGVSRSAATIIGGLTQKLNKKTAAEFSFFLAVPTMFAATAYKMYSFYKTGQAFTTHEVNLLIVGNVVAFIVALIAIKSFIALLTRHGFKVFGYYRIIVGLVILILYYMGIDLAIV
- a CDS encoding DUF3098 domain-containing protein — translated: MESKLPFTKKNYQLMVIGLLTLVIGFTIMSIDKADYGFGFFGLTLGPLIVLAGFAIEIFAIMHRAEEKK